Sequence from the Atribacterota bacterium genome:
CTCCATCAGATTTTTAATGAATTTTAGAAATACTTGCTAAAAACTTGCTAAATAGGTTATAATTGATAGCTAAAAATTAAGAAATTATCGATGAAAAGATAATAGTGCATTTGAAAGGAGATTGTTGCATGAAAATTAGTTTTCTCGGAGCCAACAGATTAGTTTCTGGTTCGTGCTATTTAATACAGACAAAACATAAAAAATTTTTAATAGATTGTGGATTATTTCGGGGTAATGAGCTGATAACCCGTTTAAATTATGCCCCCTTAACTTTTAGACCGGAGGAAATAGATTTTATTATTTTGACACATGCCCATATTGATCATTCAGGAAGAATTCCACAGCTTTACAGAGAGGGGTTTGAGGGGCATGTTTTTTGCACAAAACCTACCATGGAATTGTGTTCTGTTATGCTTCCGGACAGCGGGCAAATTCAGGAGGATGAAGCAGAGGAAGAAAACCAGCGAAGGCTTAGATCAGGAGAGTCTTTCATTGAGCCGTTATATGATATTGAAGATGCCCTGGATAGTCTATTATTATTTCGGGCAGTGCCATATCAATATAAAATTAGAATTGATGAAAATATTAGTTTTCGATTACAGGATGCTGGTCATGTTCTTGGCTCATCATCTGTGGAGTTATGGATAAATGAAAATGGAGAAGAAAGCAAATGGCTGTTCTCTGGTGATATAGGTAGAAAAAATAAGCCTTTTCTGAGAAATCCGCAAAGAATCAAGGATGCTGACTATGTTGTGATTGAGTCGACATATGGAGGAAGAAAACATCGCCCCTATCGAAATGAAGTAAAAAAATTCTTTTCAATTATCGATAAGACTCTAAAAAGAGGAGGAGATGTTATAATCCCTGCCTTTGCAGTACAGAGGACCCAGGATATTATATATGAATTAAGCCAGTATTATAACCTTCAGGTGAAACCATTAAAAGGTAAAGATAAAAGAATGAAAAAACTAAGGTTTTATCTTGACAGTCCACTGGCGATAGCAACCACTAAAATTTATCGGAATAATGCGCAGGATTTTGCCCGGAAAAATTTGAAGATTATGGAAAAGAGTAATCAATTGCTTGATTTTCAATCTCTAAGATTAACAAGAACCAGTAACGCTTCTAAAAGGATAAGCCGTTCAAAGAGAAGAAAAATAATTATTTCAGCCAGTGGAATGTGTGATGGAGGAAGAATTCAATATCACCTGAAGGATCACCTCTGGCAGGAAAAATCCTCAGTTATATTTGTTGGCTATCAGGCAGAAGGAACATTGGGAAGAAAGATTATTACTGGCGAGAAAGTGCTGGATATAATGGAAGAGATGATTGATGTCAAGGCAGAAATTCATTATCTTGACGGTTTTTCCTCTCATGCTGATCAGGATGAATTGCTCTGGTGGATAAAAGGTCTGAACAAAAAGCCTAAAAAAGTATTTATAGTGCACGGAGAAAAGGATGAATCTGAATCCCTTGCTGAATGCCTAAGTAATGAATTGGGCTTTGAAACATGTATCCCGGCAATTGGGCAAACATTTTTAATTAAGAACAATGAAATTATCAATCAGGGATTAGTTAAAGATGTTAATAAGGAGATGCAGTTAGATGAAATTTTAAGAGGAATTAACAGGATAAAACAGAAATTTTCTCTTTTGTTAAATGATATGGAGTTTTCAGGGGTGGACCTTGATAGGGAAGCCAGGTATTATAGTGTAAAACAAAAATTAGAACAGTTACAAGATGATATAAGGCAAATAAAACAAATGATAAGAGAAAATGAATTAGAGGTATAAATTAACAATATTTTTAGTAAAGGTAATACAAATGAAACATGACAAATTGGAAAGCATTATAAGCATAGCGCTCAGGGCTGGTAATTTTATTCGGTTGCATTATGAAAGAGGAGATTTTGGTGTTTCCGAAAAGATGGATAGCCATGATTTGGTTACAAATATTGATAATGAATCACAAAAGATTATCCAGGAAGAATTAAAAGCCAGGTTTCCGAATATTTCTATTATCGGAGAGGAAGATAAGACTTTTTCAAAAAAAGACCATGCCTTTATAATTGATCCTATAGATGGAACCTTGAATTTTGTTAAAAAGATACCATTGTTTTCAGTTTCAATTGGTTATTGGAAAGATAATTTACCTTTATGTGGTGTGGTTTATGACCCACTTCGAAATGATATATTTTATGCTCGCAAAAAGTATGGTGCTTATCTAAATGGAAAACGTCTTCAATTATCCGAAAATAATAGCAATGATTATAAAGTTCTTGCATCTGACTGGGGACACGAACCTTCACTTTATAATAAAAATATTCTTGCAATGCAACAATTGACAAAGGAAAAATCTTTTCTTTTTAGATTTTTAGGTTGTGCAAGCCTGGCCATCTGTTATGTGGCAGCAGGCATTCTTGATGGTTACTGGCATTACAAACTTTCTCCTTGGGATATGGCAGCAGCAGCACTGATAGCACAGGAATCCGGTGCTTCAATCTTAAGCCTGGATGGTTCTGAATTTGATTTATGGGGTGATAGCATCCTGGCAGTTCCTGTTGGACTAAAGGAAAAAGTACTCGAAGCATTCAAGCATGTTAATTAAAACCAATTTATAATTAAATAAGAGTAGTGATGAAAAAGAAAAATAAAGAAAATAATAAAATACTGCATAGAAAGAATATTTCCCAGGAGTATCGGTGGGATGTAAAATCTCTTTATGATTCTATAGATAATTGGGAAAATGATTTTCTTAAAGCAGAGAAGCTAAGGAATGAGTTAATAAAATATAAAGATAGTTTTTTATTAGATGATAAAAGTTTCTTGCAATGTTTATTATTAAAAGATGAAGTTTCGAAAATCATGCAAAATTTGCTTACTTATGCACATATGCGGAAAGATGAAGATAATCAAAATGAAAAATACCAATCAATTTATTATAGATCAACCAATTTACTGACAAAAATTGAAGACAATATTGCATTTATTCAGCCTGGCATACTATCTCTCAAGTATAAAACTCTTAGAGAATGGATAAATAAAAATAATAAATTAAAGTTATATAAACACTATATAGAGGATATTTATAGAAAAAAGAGTCATATACTTCGCCCAAATGAAGAGAAAATTATTGCCCAGGCCGGAGAAATGGCTATGGTGCCGGAAAATACTTATGGTTTGTTGAGTAATGCTGATTTGAGATTTCCAAAAGTAAAGGATAAAGATGGAAACATTATTACAATTAGCCAGAGTAACTTCGTTTCCTTATTAAGAAATAGAGACAGACAACTCAGGAAAAAAGTATATAAGAAATATTACCAACCATATAAGCAACACCGTAATACATTTGCTGCTTTATTAGGTGGCAATCTTAAAAAGGATCGATTCTTTAGTCATACCAGAAAATACCGAAATAGTCTGGAAGCCTCATTGTTTGAAGATAACATACCGGTATCAGTCTATGATAATTTGCTAAGAATTATCCATGAAAATATAGAATTATTACACAATTATATTATGATTAAAAAAGACTACCTTAATTTAAAAAAATTGCATATGTATGATATGTATGTACCATTAACCGAAAAAACTGTTCAAATTGATTATTTAGATGCGCAGGATATTGTTATAAAAAGTCTTTCACCCATGGGAAATGAGTACCAATCAATTGTTAAAAAAGGCTTTAATGAAAAGTGGATTGATGTATATGAAAATAGAGGGAAAACCAGTGGCGCTTACTCAACCGGCAGTTATCAGAGCAAACCCTTTATACTAATGAATTATCATGGAACAATTGAGGATGTATATACATTATCACATGAATTGGGACACTCACTTCATAGTTATTATACTAATAAAAGGCAACCTTTTATTTATAGTAATTATCCAATCTTTTTAGCCGAGATTGCCTCTACAACTAATGAGGTATTATTGACTAATTATTTACTCAATAAAGCTGCAAGCCAAAATGATAAATTAATAATTTTGAATCATTTTTTAGAGCAATTTAGAACAACACTTTTCAGACAGACAATGTTTGCTGAATATGAGAAGATACTCCATGAATATGAAGCAAGTAGCGGTTCTATTACTGCTGAGTGGTGTTCTCAAAAATATTCTGATTTAATTCGTTATTATTATGGAGAAAATGTTATAATTGATGATGAAATTAAACTTGAGTGGGCAAGGATACCACATTTTTACTATAATTATTATGTGTATCAATATGCCACTGGATTTGCTGCTGCAATAGCTTTTTCACGTATGATTTTAGCTGATGGAAATAAAGCAACAGAGAAATATTTAGAATTTCTCAGTAAAGGGAGTTCTGATTACCCTATAGATATACTGAAGAAGTCGGGTATTGACATGACAAAAGTGAACCCAATTTCAGAGGCTATAAAATTATTTTCTGAATTACTAACTCAGTTGAAAAAATAAGAAGTTGAGATAGACAGGGAATATTATGAGTAAAAGATATTCTAAGTTAATTTTCATTATATTATTGGCAGGTTTTTTTTCATTTTATCTCTCAGGATGCTTGAGTAACGAAAATTATACTGATGAAACATATACAATTGAATCAGAAAAAGCCAAAAAAGTTACTGCATCTATTTCAATATACACGGGAGATATTGCTATTTCAGGAAATAGCCAGCAACCTCTATTAACCTCAGAGTTTAATTACAATCTTAAACAGTTTATTCCAAAAATCAGCTATGTAGTTCAAAATGACGAGGGTAAGTTAAAAATATCTCAAGAAGAGAAAACAAAGGGATTGTATGATTCAGTAGAAAATAGATGGACACTAATATTTAATCGGACTATACCCCTGGAATTAAATATTGCAATGGGTAGCGGGGATAACCGGTTAGATTTGAGTGACATAAATTTAACCGGTTTGAAAAGCATTATGGGTAGCGGGGACTCTTATATCGATTTGACGGGTAAGTATAAAGATAATGTTCATGTATATTTAAT
This genomic interval carries:
- a CDS encoding MBL fold metallo-hydrolase; its protein translation is MKISFLGANRLVSGSCYLIQTKHKKFLIDCGLFRGNELITRLNYAPLTFRPEEIDFIILTHAHIDHSGRIPQLYREGFEGHVFCTKPTMELCSVMLPDSGQIQEDEAEEENQRRLRSGESFIEPLYDIEDALDSLLLFRAVPYQYKIRIDENISFRLQDAGHVLGSSSVELWINENGEESKWLFSGDIGRKNKPFLRNPQRIKDADYVVIESTYGGRKHRPYRNEVKKFFSIIDKTLKRGGDVIIPAFAVQRTQDIIYELSQYYNLQVKPLKGKDKRMKKLRFYLDSPLAIATTKIYRNNAQDFARKNLKIMEKSNQLLDFQSLRLTRTSNASKRISRSKRRKIIISASGMCDGGRIQYHLKDHLWQEKSSVIFVGYQAEGTLGRKIITGEKVLDIMEEMIDVKAEIHYLDGFSSHADQDELLWWIKGLNKKPKKVFIVHGEKDESESLAECLSNELGFETCIPAIGQTFLIKNNEIINQGLVKDVNKEMQLDEILRGINRIKQKFSLLLNDMEFSGVDLDREARYYSVKQKLEQLQDDIRQIKQMIRENELEV
- a CDS encoding toast rack family protein, with the translated sequence MSNENYTDETYTIESEKAKKVTASISIYTGDIAISGNSQQPLLTSEFNYNLKQFIPKISYVVQNDEGKLKISQEEKTKGLYDSVENRWTLIFNRTIPLELNIAMGSGDNRLDLSDINLTGLKSIMGSGDSYIDLTGKYKDNVHVYLIGGLGHTTINLPEDIGIRLLIDGVFNRINCSGFEQIGNFYFNSGFDLSERKIYITIISGIGKIDVNLI
- a CDS encoding inositol monophosphatase family protein; amino-acid sequence: MKHDKLESIISIALRAGNFIRLHYERGDFGVSEKMDSHDLVTNIDNESQKIIQEELKARFPNISIIGEEDKTFSKKDHAFIIDPIDGTLNFVKKIPLFSVSIGYWKDNLPLCGVVYDPLRNDIFYARKKYGAYLNGKRLQLSENNSNDYKVLASDWGHEPSLYNKNILAMQQLTKEKSFLFRFLGCASLAICYVAAGILDGYWHYKLSPWDMAAAALIAQESGASILSLDGSEFDLWGDSILAVPVGLKEKVLEAFKHVN
- the pepF gene encoding oligoendopeptidase F, with product MKKKNKENNKILHRKNISQEYRWDVKSLYDSIDNWENDFLKAEKLRNELIKYKDSFLLDDKSFLQCLLLKDEVSKIMQNLLTYAHMRKDEDNQNEKYQSIYYRSTNLLTKIEDNIAFIQPGILSLKYKTLREWINKNNKLKLYKHYIEDIYRKKSHILRPNEEKIIAQAGEMAMVPENTYGLLSNADLRFPKVKDKDGNIITISQSNFVSLLRNRDRQLRKKVYKKYYQPYKQHRNTFAALLGGNLKKDRFFSHTRKYRNSLEASLFEDNIPVSVYDNLLRIIHENIELLHNYIMIKKDYLNLKKLHMYDMYVPLTEKTVQIDYLDAQDIVIKSLSPMGNEYQSIVKKGFNEKWIDVYENRGKTSGAYSTGSYQSKPFILMNYHGTIEDVYTLSHELGHSLHSYYTNKRQPFIYSNYPIFLAEIASTTNEVLLTNYLLNKAASQNDKLIILNHFLEQFRTTLFRQTMFAEYEKILHEYEASSGSITAEWCSQKYSDLIRYYYGENVIIDDEIKLEWARIPHFYYNYYVYQYATGFAAAIAFSRMILADGNKATEKYLEFLSKGSSDYPIDILKKSGIDMTKVNPISEAIKLFSELLTQLKK